From a region of the Thiorhodovibrio winogradskyi genome:
- a CDS encoding HD-GYP domain-containing protein: MKQSILVVDDEPANIDLLVDCLKDDYHMKAATRGEKALRIARASEQPDMVLLDIMMPGMDGLEVCRQLKEDFTTRHIPVIFITAKISIEDEIRGLALGAVDYIVKPISPPIVQARVRTQLALYDQNRELDAKVREQTAQLHETRLEIIRRLGRAAEYKDNETGLHVIRMSHYAHILGLALGMDERDAELLLNAAPMHDIGKIGIPDRILQKPGKLDAEEWAIMRTHAQIGADIIGDPGDSELLEMARVVALTHHEKWDGSGYPRGLAGEDIPRVGRIVAVADVFDALTSVRPYKAAWPVEKAVDLLKSEAGRHFDPELIPLFLQALPEVEAIRKRYAEAGMME; encoded by the coding sequence ATGAAACAAAGCATCCTGGTTGTCGATGACGAACCCGCCAACATCGACCTGCTTGTCGACTGTCTGAAGGACGACTACCACATGAAGGCCGCGACCCGGGGCGAGAAGGCGCTGCGCATCGCGCGCGCTTCCGAACAACCGGACATGGTGTTGCTCGACATCATGATGCCGGGCATGGACGGGCTCGAGGTCTGCCGCCAGCTCAAGGAGGACTTCACCACCCGCCACATCCCGGTGATCTTCATCACCGCGAAAATCAGCATCGAGGACGAGATTCGCGGCCTTGCGCTGGGTGCGGTGGACTATATCGTCAAACCCATCAGTCCGCCCATCGTACAGGCGCGGGTGCGCACCCAGCTCGCGCTCTATGATCAAAACCGCGAGCTTGATGCCAAGGTACGCGAGCAAACCGCGCAATTGCACGAGACCCGGCTCGAGATCATCCGCCGCCTCGGGCGCGCGGCGGAATACAAGGACAACGAGACTGGCCTGCACGTCATCCGCATGAGTCACTATGCGCACATTCTCGGGCTCGCGCTTGGCATGGACGAGCGCGATGCCGAGCTGCTGCTCAATGCCGCGCCCATGCACGATATCGGCAAAATCGGCATCCCTGATCGGATTCTGCAAAAGCCCGGCAAACTCGACGCCGAGGAATGGGCCATCATGCGCACCCACGCCCAGATCGGCGCCGATATCATTGGCGACCCGGGCGACTCCGAGTTGCTGGAGATGGCACGGGTGGTGGCCCTGACTCATCATGAGAAATGGGACGGCAGCGGTTATCCGCGCGGGCTGGCTGGCGAGGACATTCCGCGTGTCGGGCGCATCGTGGCCGTGGCGGATGTGTTCGATGCCTTGACCTCGGTACGACCCTACAAGGCCGCTTGGCCGGTGGAAAAAGCCGTGGATCTGCTAAAAAGCGAGGCTGGGCGCCATTTCGACCCGGAGTTGATCCCGCTTTTTCTTCAGGCATTGCCGGAGGTGGAGGCAATTCGCAAACGCTACGCCGAGGCGGGCATGATGGAGTGA
- the bchO gene encoding alpha/beta fold hydrolase BchO — MTSTRVLNDKPDWERDAKAWPNRQCSRFLEAGGLRWHVQIAGEGPALLLIHGTAAANHSWGALLPLLAKDYCVIAPDLPGHGFTSAPDSARLSLPGMAAALNALLLALHQSPQVAVGHSAGAAILARMCLDGLINPRLLISLNGALLPLRGLPGKVFSPVAKLLARSSLVPRIVGHDAKRQGAIERLVDSTGSHLDARGVALYRLLVSSPGHVAAALNMMANWNLEPLARDLPRLACDLRLLVGSRDQTVPPSEAAHVRALVPRATIQRLEGLGHLAHEEQAETVAQGIFRAIKDTSATNQPKSNTKNS, encoded by the coding sequence ATGACCTCCACTCGCGTTCTAAACGACAAACCCGACTGGGAGCGCGACGCCAAAGCCTGGCCGAATCGCCAGTGCAGCCGTTTTCTCGAAGCAGGCGGCCTGCGCTGGCATGTCCAGATAGCGGGTGAAGGGCCGGCGCTGCTATTGATTCATGGCACGGCGGCCGCCAACCATTCCTGGGGCGCGCTGCTGCCGCTGCTCGCCAAGGACTATTGCGTGATCGCGCCGGACCTGCCCGGACACGGCTTTACCTCGGCGCCTGACTCCGCGCGACTGTCCCTGCCCGGAATGGCGGCGGCCCTGAACGCCCTGCTGCTCGCCCTCCATCAGTCGCCCCAGGTGGCGGTCGGGCATTCCGCCGGCGCGGCCATTCTCGCGCGCATGTGTCTGGATGGCCTCATCAATCCTCGCTTGCTCATCAGCCTCAATGGCGCCCTGCTACCGTTGCGCGGCCTGCCCGGCAAAGTCTTTTCACCCGTGGCCAAGCTGCTGGCGCGTTCATCCTTGGTGCCGCGTATCGTCGGCCATGACGCCAAACGCCAGGGCGCCATCGAGCGCCTGGTGGACAGCACCGGCTCGCATCTGGACGCGCGCGGGGTCGCGCTCTACCGCCTGCTGGTCAGTAGTCCCGGACATGTGGCCGCGGCGCTCAACATGATGGCCAACTGGAATCTGGAGCCACTGGCCCGCGACCTGCCGCGACTGGCGTGCGATCTGCGACTGCTGGTCGGCAGCCGCGACCAAACGGTCCCCCCCTCCGAAGCCGCGCACGTCCGCGCCCTGGTGCCAAGGGCGACCATCCAGCGTCTCGAGGGACTCGGCCACCTGGCGCACGAAGAACAGGCCGAGACAGTTGCCCAGGGCATCTTTCGCGCCATCAAAGACACGTCAGCCACCAACCAACCCAAATCAAACACAAAAAACTCCTAA
- a CDS encoding adenosine kinase produces the protein MPAYDLYALGNALVDMEYSVTPEDLQRLDIDKGVMTLVDEAHQLRIMEHLHEHDHHRGSGGSAANSIIALSQFGGQGYYSCKVADDELGHFYLKDLVNGGISTRDASFLDQGDTGRCVVLVTPDSDRTMCTYLGISGNLSVHELDTDALRASKWFYTEGYLVTSDTARIAAIEARKIAEQAGVKTALSLSDPNMVNFFKDGLREMIGEKLDLIFANESEAMGMADTNDLNQAVDYLKSVSREFAITRGPEGALVFDGKDIIDIDPVPVKAVDTVGAGDMFAGAFLYGLTQGWSHARAGRLASAASAKLVTSLGPRISREESQAILKQVDTA, from the coding sequence ATGCCAGCCTACGATCTCTACGCCCTCGGAAACGCTCTTGTCGATATGGAATACAGTGTCACGCCCGAGGATCTGCAACGACTCGACATCGACAAAGGCGTCATGACCCTGGTCGATGAAGCCCACCAACTGCGCATCATGGAACACCTGCACGAACACGATCATCATCGCGGTTCAGGCGGTTCGGCGGCCAACTCCATCATCGCGCTGAGCCAATTCGGCGGCCAGGGATACTATTCCTGCAAGGTCGCCGATGATGAACTGGGGCACTTCTACCTGAAAGACCTGGTCAACGGCGGCATCAGTACCCGCGACGCAAGCTTTCTCGATCAGGGCGACACCGGCCGCTGCGTGGTTCTGGTCACTCCCGATAGCGACCGCACCATGTGCACCTACTTGGGAATCAGTGGCAATCTCTCGGTGCATGAACTCGACACCGACGCCCTGCGCGCATCCAAATGGTTTTACACCGAAGGCTATCTGGTCACATCGGATACGGCCCGGATCGCGGCGATCGAAGCGCGCAAAATTGCCGAGCAAGCTGGGGTGAAAACCGCACTGTCCTTGTCGGATCCAAACATGGTCAACTTCTTTAAGGATGGACTCAGGGAGATGATTGGCGAGAAGCTGGATCTGATCTTCGCCAACGAGTCCGAAGCCATGGGCATGGCCGATACCAATGATCTCAACCAAGCGGTCGATTATCTGAAATCCGTTTCCCGGGAGTTTGCCATCACCCGCGGCCCCGAGGGTGCTCTGGTCTTCGACGGCAAGGACATCATCGACATCGATCCGGTCCCGGTCAAAGCTGTCGACACCGTCGGGGCGGGAGATATGTTCGCCGGCGCCTTTCTTTATGGCCTAACCCAGGGCTGGAGCCACGCCCGCGCCGGTCGTCTGGCCTCGGCCGCCTCGGCCAAGCTAGTGACCAGCCTGGGCCCACGCATTAGCCGCGAGGAATCCCAGGCCATTCTCAAACAGGTCGACACTGCCTGA
- the blaOXA gene encoding class D beta-lactamase, whose translation MKYLLVVASLLLSVSARAEDPSLAKVFAERDIQGTIVISSLDGKQRYIHDEARAQQRFPCASTFKILNTLIALEEKVVSGKDDRLEWDGQVHDFPDWNQDQTLESAFKVSCVWCYQDFARAIGAETYRRYLAASAFGELHEPFDETTFWLDGSLQISAVEQVRFLQKMYRRELPFSPHAYATLREIMLVEERPGYRLWAKTGWAMRADPPIGWYVGYVETPNNVWFFATNIDIRDQEDLSLRQKLTREALYAKGVIQ comes from the coding sequence GTGAAATATCTTCTCGTCGTTGCGTCTCTGTTGTTGTCCGTGTCAGCCCGCGCCGAAGACCCGAGTCTCGCTAAGGTCTTCGCGGAACGGGATATCCAAGGCACTATCGTCATTTCATCGCTGGATGGCAAGCAGCGCTATATTCATGACGAGGCGCGTGCCCAACAGCGATTCCCCTGCGCGTCAACCTTCAAGATTCTCAACACGCTCATCGCACTGGAGGAAAAGGTCGTTAGTGGAAAAGACGACCGGCTCGAATGGGACGGACAGGTTCATGATTTTCCGGATTGGAATCAAGACCAAACCCTAGAGAGTGCGTTCAAGGTCTCCTGTGTTTGGTGTTACCAGGATTTTGCGCGCGCCATTGGCGCCGAGACCTATCGCCGCTATTTGGCCGCGAGCGCTTTTGGCGAATTGCATGAACCTTTCGATGAAACAACATTCTGGCTCGATGGTTCGCTACAGATCAGCGCGGTCGAGCAAGTGCGTTTTCTGCAAAAGATGTATCGCCGCGAGCTTCCCTTCAGCCCGCACGCCTATGCAACCTTGCGCGAGATCATGCTGGTCGAAGAGCGGCCTGGCTATCGACTCTGGGCCAAGACCGGCTGGGCCATGCGCGCCGATCCGCCAATCGGTTGGTATGTGGGCTATGTCGAAACGCCGAATAATGTTTGGTTTTTTGCCACCAACATCGATATCCGCGATCAGGAGGATTTGTCGCTACGTCAGAAGCTGACGCGCGAGGCGCTTTATGCAAAGGGAGTCATACAATGA
- a CDS encoding ATP-binding response regulator: protein MEKASRILIVDDMTNMRRTLRYALERLGYAVAGEAADGVEALGMLRRGNVDLVLSDWNMPNMDGLALLKKVRGQPATASLPLVMVTGELERTKVAEAIRAGVTDFVAKPFTSETLAQRVESALKGASASDTKPFADPTLARIRVARKRDPERQRIILTVDDERDNIEIVAEALKPDYIVKAAINGRTALKAARAETPPDLILLDIMMPEMDGMAVLKALKADPRTTDIPVIFVTAKTQSEDIAAGLDAGAADYVTKPIQPLVLRARIATQLRLKDATDTLREQLDLTVEHVRLQEDIDRMVRHDIRNPLTAIVGYTEELNDLAYLSSVQRDLVDKIEQAAYTVSELVNFSVELLRIERGDYQPKLAPVDLVGLSQRVARDLQPLARNKSVDVVLQDQSEKVVVKAERLLVYSVLANLIRNAIEAAPAKSSVLVRFGREDQQGLISVLNKGEVPAAIRPRLFDKGVTFGKEGGSGLGTYCAKLMTEVQGGRISFVSSAEDGTCFTMKLPATVGARGEG from the coding sequence ATGGAAAAAGCAAGCCGCATCCTTATCGTCGATGACATGACGAACATGCGCCGCACCCTGCGCTACGCGCTGGAACGCCTCGGCTATGCCGTCGCCGGCGAGGCCGCCGACGGCGTCGAGGCGCTCGGCATGCTGCGCCGCGGCAACGTCGACCTGGTGCTCAGCGACTGGAACATGCCCAACATGGATGGCTTGGCGTTACTCAAAAAGGTACGCGGCCAGCCAGCCACCGCCAGCCTGCCGCTGGTGATGGTGACCGGGGAGCTGGAACGCACCAAGGTGGCCGAGGCAATCAGGGCCGGGGTGACGGATTTCGTCGCCAAGCCCTTTACCTCCGAGACCCTGGCGCAGCGGGTGGAGAGCGCGCTCAAGGGCGCATCCGCCAGCGATACCAAGCCCTTTGCCGACCCGACCCTGGCGCGCATCCGCGTCGCGCGCAAGCGCGACCCCGAGCGGCAGCGCATTATTCTGACCGTGGATGACGAACGCGACAACATCGAAATTGTCGCCGAGGCGCTCAAGCCCGACTACATCGTCAAGGCCGCCATCAATGGTCGCACCGCGCTCAAGGCGGCGCGCGCGGAGACGCCGCCCGATCTCATTCTGCTCGACATCATGATGCCGGAGATGGACGGCATGGCGGTGCTGAAAGCGCTCAAGGCCGATCCGCGCACCACTGATATTCCGGTGATTTTCGTCACCGCCAAGACCCAGAGCGAGGACATCGCCGCCGGCCTCGACGCCGGCGCGGCGGACTATGTCACCAAACCTATCCAACCGTTGGTGCTGCGCGCGCGCATCGCCACGCAACTGCGGCTGAAGGACGCCACCGATACCCTGCGCGAGCAGCTCGACCTGACCGTGGAGCATGTGCGCTTGCAGGAAGACATCGACCGCATGGTGCGGCACGACATCCGCAATCCGCTCACCGCCATCGTCGGCTACACCGAGGAGCTGAACGATCTCGCCTACCTCTCCAGCGTGCAGCGCGATCTGGTGGACAAGATCGAGCAGGCGGCTTACACCGTCAGCGAGCTGGTGAACTTCTCCGTCGAGTTGCTGCGCATCGAGCGCGGCGACTACCAGCCCAAGCTCGCGCCGGTGGATCTCGTCGGCCTGAGCCAGCGCGTGGCGCGCGATCTGCAGCCGCTGGCGCGCAACAAAAGCGTCGACGTGGTATTGCAGGATCAGAGCGAGAAAGTCGTCGTCAAGGCCGAGCGGCTGCTGGTCTACAGCGTGCTGGCCAATCTGATTCGCAACGCCATCGAGGCCGCGCCGGCCAAAAGCAGCGTGCTGGTGCGCTTTGGCCGCGAAGATCAACAGGGCCTGATCAGCGTACTCAACAAGGGCGAGGTGCCGGCGGCCATCCGCCCGCGGCTGTTCGACAAGGGCGTCACCTTCGGCAAGGAAGGCGGCTCCGGTCTCGGCACCTACTGCGCCAAGCTGATGACCGAGGTCCAGGGCGGGCGCATCAGCTTTGTCAGCAGCGCCGAGGACGGCACCTGCTTTACGATGAAATTACCTGCCACGGTAGGGGCGAGGGGCGAGGGATGA
- a CDS encoding response regulator produces the protein MDPKPSILIVDDEPANIDLLRAQLGAGYRIRAATSGARALAAARKAPPPDLLLLDAMMPELDGFGLCEQLRADPTTAALPVIFISGSAAPADRARAAALGARDYLTKPVATETLLAAVQAALAPI, from the coding sequence ATGGATCCCAAACCCAGCATCCTCATCGTCGATGACGAGCCCGCCAACATCGACCTGCTGCGCGCTCAGCTCGGCGCGGGCTATCGCATCCGCGCCGCGACCAGCGGGGCGCGGGCGCTGGCCGCCGCGCGCAAGGCGCCACCACCGGATCTCCTGTTGCTCGACGCCATGATGCCAGAGCTGGATGGCTTCGGCCTGTGCGAACAACTGCGCGCGGACCCCACCACCGCCGCCCTGCCCGTGATTTTCATCAGTGGGTCAGCCGCGCCGGCGGACCGCGCCCGCGCCGCCGCGCTCGGCGCGCGCGACTACCTGACCAAACCGGTCGCCACCGAGACGCTGCTTGCCGCCGTGCAAGCCGCCCTCGCGCCCATTTGA